One genomic region from Opisthocomus hoazin isolate bOpiHoa1 chromosome Z, bOpiHoa1.hap1, whole genome shotgun sequence encodes:
- the LOC104334249 gene encoding avidin, with the protein MVQGTPFLLVLSLALVAPSLSASKCVLTGDWTNDLGSHMTIGAVNENGDFRGTYKTAVSGNMLEVPPSPLLGSQRITEERSQPTFGFTVHWKDTATISVFTGQCFVDKDGKEVLKTMWLWRTHANSIQNDWKATVVGTNVFTRVPPQKKCLWQCGRSWDGDSTGSAAPSSCPTA; encoded by the exons ATGGTGCAAGGGACTCCCTTCCTGCTGGTGCTCAGCCTGGCGCTGGTGGCTCCCAGCCTGTCTGCAAGCAAG TGCGTGCTGACTGGGGACTGGACAAATGACCTGGGCTCCCACATGACCATCGGGGCTGTGAATGAAAACGGCGACTTCAGAGGCACGTACAAAACAGCCGTGAGTGGCAACATGCTCGAGGTCCCGCCGTCACCGCTGCTGGGGTCCCAGCGCATCACTGAGGAGAGGAGCCAGCCCACCTTTGGCTTCACTGTCCACTGGAAGGACACAG CCACCATCAGCGTCTTCACGGGCCAGTGCTTCGTGGACAAGGACGGAAAGGAGGTTCTGAAGACCATGTGGCTCTGGCGGACACACGCAAACAGCATCCAGAATGACTGGAAAGCCACCGT GGTCGGCACCAACGTCTTCACCCGCGTGCCGCCGCAGAAGAAGTGCCTGTGGCAGTGTGGGCGCTCCTGGGATGGTGACAGCACCGGCTCTGCggcccccagctcctgccccaccgCCTGA